A window from Betta splendens chromosome 1, fBetSpl5.4, whole genome shotgun sequence encodes these proteins:
- the LOC114859915 gene encoding neuronal pentraxin-1-like has protein sequence MDASSWKLFLLSFLMLMESSAQDFGQTQFICTSVPKDMDLCTATMQNSGPAEDLKTTVMQLRETVLQQKETIMNQKETIRELTSKLSRCESQSFPAAAGPGGRRPGSTNTMGDVSRGTTDTLAQLGQTLQTLKQRLENLEQYSRGNNSVQANSLKDLLQNKIDDMEKQVLSRVNTLEETKPASRNDSDQRNNVESKLTSLHHRLTDLEKGKDTRPTEKFQLTFPLRTNYMYAKAKRSLPEMYSFSVCLWIKSNASPGVGTPFSYAVPGQTNELVLIEWGNNPMEILINDKVAKLPFLINDGKWHHLCITWTTRDGMWEAFQDGVMRGSGENLAPYHPIKPEGVLVLGQEQDTLGGGFDATQAFVGELANLNIWNRKLSTAEIYNLATCNSKAPAGNVFSWTESNVEIFGGATKWTFEPCRSHN, from the exons ATGGACGCGTCGTCGTGGAAACTTTTTCTACTTTCTTTCCTGATGCTTATGGAGAGCTCCGCGCAAGACTTCGGACAGACGCAGTTTATTTGCACGTCGGTGCCCAAGGATATGGACTTGTGCACGGCCACGATGCAAAACAGCGGTCCGGCGGAGGACCTGAAGACCACGGTCATGCAGCTGCGGGAGACGGTTCTGCAGCAAAAGGAGACCATCATGAACCAGAAGGAAACTATCAGGGAACTGACGTCCAAGTTGAGCCGCTGCGAGAGCCAGAGCttcccggcggcggcgggaccCGGCGGCAGGCGGCCGGGCTCGACCAACACCATGGGGGACGTGTCCCGGGGCACCACGGACACTCTGGCCCAGTTGGGGCAGACTTTACAGACGCTCAAACAGAGACTGGAGAATCTGGAG CAGTACAGTCGGGGAAACAACAGCGTGCAAGCGAACAGCCTGAAAGATCTACTGCAAAACAAGATAGACGACATGGAGAAGCAGGTTCTGTCCCGGGTCAACACGCTGGAGGAAACCAAGCCGGCCTCCAGGAACGACAGCGACCAGCGGAACAACGTGGAGTCCAAGCTCACGTCCCTGCACCACCGGCTCACGGACCTGGAGAAAG GCAAAGATACCAGACCCACAGAGAAGTTCCAGCTCACGTTCCCCCTCAGAACCAACTACATGTATGCCAAAGCGAAGAGGAGCCTCCCCGAGATGTACTCCTTCAGCGTGTGTCTGTGGATCAAGTCCAACGCCTCGCCCGGCGTGGGGACGCCCTTCTCCTATGCCGTCCCGGGTCAGACCAACGAGCTGGTCCTGATCGAGTGGGGCAACAACCCCATGGAGATACTCATCAACGACAAG GTGGCGAAGCTGCCGTTCCTCATCAACGACGGGAAGTGGCACCACCTCTGCATCACGTGGACCACGCGGGACGGGATGTGGGAGGCCTTCCAGGACGGCGTGATGCGAGGCAGCGGGGAGAACCTGGCGCCCTACCACCCCATCAAACCCGAGGGGGTGCTGGTCCTTGGACAGGAGCAG GACACCCTGGGTGGAGGCTTCGACGCCACGCAGGCCTTCGTGGGTGAACTGGCCAACTTGAACATCTGGAACCGGAAGCTCTCCACCGCAGAAATCTACAACCTGGCAACCTGCAACAGCAAAGCGCCGGCTGGCAACGTGTTCTCCTGGACGGAGAGCAACGTGGAGATATTTGGTGGCGCCACCAAATGGACCTTCGAGCCCTGTCGTTCACACAACTGA
- the LOC114858623 gene encoding endonuclease V isoform X8: MVTLTAPYIAGFLAFRETPFLLEALRRLERSQPALLPQVVFVDGNGLFHYREFGLACHLGVLSGLPCVGVAKNLLQVQGVSKSQEHQAQIAALQRGGDSFPLTAASGRVLGKVWSFGLSPTSSRSCSVVSLSLSLSLSLSLCPCMQRDGDGFSPQTSLSPSLSRRCAAPTAARSPCTCLSDTGSVWTRLFASRTPAAATGSLNPSDRLTFAPENTFANTSQLQTHQSLNEATVHGDRCWEDVSPWEHGRPNPARIKVEEKLPSAAVLRDKSCF; the protein is encoded by the exons ATGGTGACCCTCACAGCCCCCTACATCGCCGGCTTCCTGGCCTTCAGAGAGACACCCTTCCTCCTGGAGGCTCTCCGGCGGCTGGAGAGGagccagcctgcgctgctgccaCAG GTGGTGTTTGTGGATGGAAATGGGCTCTTTCACTACAGAG AGTTCGGCCTGGCGTGTCACCTGGGCGTGCTGTCAGGGCTGCCCTGTGTGGGCGTGGCCaagaacctgctgcaggtgcagggCGTGTCCAAGAGCCAGGAGCACCAGGCACAG ATCGCTGCtctacagagaggaggagacagcttCCCACTCACCGCCGCCTCAGGCAGAGTGCTGGGAAAGGTGTGGTCCTTTGGCCTGAGCCCGACCtcgagcaggagctgcagcgtggtttctctctctctctctctctctctctctctctctctctgtccatgcATGCAGCGTGATGGTGATGGTTTCTCTCCAcagacctctctctctccctctctgtccaggCGCTGCGCAGCTCCGACGGCAGCTCGAAGCCCGTGTACGTGTCTGTCGGACACCGGATCAGTGTGGACACGGCTGTTCGCCTCACGCACGCCTGCTGCCGCTACCGGGTCCCTGAACCCATCAGACAG GCTGACTTTCGCTCCAGAGAATACCTTCGCAAACACTTCCCAGCTGCAGACGCACCAGTCACTCAATGAG GCTACTGTACATGGAGACAGGTGCTGGGAGGACGTCTCGCCCTGGGAGCACGGACGTCCGAATCCAGCCCGGATCaaagtggaggagaagctgccgAGCGCAGCCGTCCTCCGGGATAAAAGCTGCTTCTAA